The nucleotide window agcttttaatgtatttttttaatttcacaattcGTCGCCAGTATATGGCTAGAAAATAACATCATCAAATTTCGTAAATGTTAACTACTTACTgcgggcctagcacgaatatttgtgacagtCACTATCGTATCGTTAACGACaaatttgcattaaaatttgtgcaacgTCCCTATCgcgcgtaaagtacaccaaacaTATCATCCTAATTGGCGATGATATGATggcaattgtcacaaatattcgtgataggcACACTGAATTCATTACCGTGAAAAACGACTGacataataattgtattaaaacaaaatcttgtCTCTGTtgtctattttaatgttttgaacACACCTTTAGATTACTCTTCGCCATGTCATTCATCACGATGTTCATATCGATGTGGATCACAAACACAGCGGCGGCCACCATGATGGTTCCTATTAACTTCGCTCTACTCCAAGTATTTGAGGAAGTAAGTCACTGAATAGAAAAGATCTTACGAATAGTAACCGTGggtttaaatacattttgttgtctctgttttgtcaaagagaatAACAAGGATGACAATAGCTTAATACAACAGTCACTGCAGTTCAGTTCTAGTTCTAGGGTTAACAAACCATTCCTCTAATTAATCAACAAAACTGATGGGACATAATCTGACAGATTGTGGTTTAAAATGCTAttcatgttaaattattttaaaaattcagagGTTAATATagctcataaaatattaatttggatttttatttccagcaaaacattcttaaaatttatgacaTTGGTCCAGATGGAGAAAACATAGCATCTGATATAACAACTTGTTACTTTTGTGCTTCCACATTCTCTGCTACTATTGGTCAGTAGATAAATTTACACATCCCATGAAATAAGTTATTACACCTTTTATGAGATGTAACTATAACTGTAAGACTGTACGACTGTAAAACTGTAAGATGTAACTGTAAATCAAATACTCGTAAATTATgggaaataataaacaatatgactggaaaaataaacaatacagtTGATGACGTAATAACTAAAGCATTTAGAAAAGATGGtacgaataaaaatatcgcTGATAAATTCGCCCaagagtttaaaaataatgtacaagGGTTAATtccaaaatgtaatattaaaatcttaaacgaATCCGAGTATGTAAGGCCTCTTGACAAATCAATCTTCTTTAAGAAAGCTAAGGTCGGAGATATTaggaacataattaaaaatcttaaccCTAGAAAAGCCCCAGGAGTGGACGGACTTCGAGCAGTCGACATCATGAATTTGTCGGATAAAATTGTACACGTGATAACGCGATTGGTTAACGTCAGTATCCAAACGGGGGTTTATCccaaagaattaaaaactggTATCGTACGACCTATCCACAAAGGAGGCAGTACTCTGCATTACGATAAATATCGTCCCATTACCATATTACCAGTAGTTGATAAAATCGTTGAAAAGCATATAACCGGAACAATCCAACAGTTCTACAGATCTCACAAAGTTTTATCGGAGAAGCAATATGGGTTTCAAGCTGGAAAAAGTACTACTCTCTTATTATCTAAATTCACCGATGATATTAATGCTTGCCttaattcaaaaaaacatgtcatattaatatttattgactatAGCAAAGCCTTCGATATGCTTAAACATGATCTGTTAATTGAGAAGCTAGATAATAATGGCATAAGAGGAAAACTGCTACAgtggtgtaaaaattatcttaatgaTCGCAGCTACCAAGTAAAAGTCGGAACGTCGTACAGCGATAGTGTACCTGTTACGTTAGGAACAGCACAAGGTTCTGTTATCGGTCCGCTTCATTATCTGACCTACGTCAACGACATCACCATGGTCATTAAACAATGCACTGTGTACCAGTTTGCGGATGATACATGTCTGATGGCTGCTGACAGAGACATCGCGGTGGCTGAACGCCAGATACAATCGGATTTTGAAGCGCTTTGTAAATGGTCGCATGATGCTGGTTTAGTACTCAATGCTgacaaaactaaatttatgcATGTGCATTCGAGCCACAATCGGTGCTCtccgaataaaattattaaaattttagcacACAGTCACACGTGTCTCCACAGTGGAAAGTGCACATCTAATTGTGTGCCTCTTGAGCAGGTCCATGAGCATAAATATCTTGGCCTGGTTATAGATGATAGGTTTAGTTGGTCGCGACATATAAATAAGACATGTGATAAGCTAAGGGCAATCATggctaaattttatataataaaagatagaaTACCTTACAATGTTCTAATAACTATGTATATGGCGTTTGTAGAAAGTATAATATCATACGGATTAAGTAGCTACGGACgaacttataaaacatacctaaatcaaatatataatatacaatataaaattttaaaactaataacaccagcgaaaataaaacagaattattCTAAAGAccctataaaactatttaaacattgtaaagtaattcctgtacataaaaaagtagaatATAACTTGTTAGTAGAACAATATTTTCGGAATGAAATTCAGCTTCCAATTAATCATAAACTTACAACTAGgagtataacaaataaaaaattgtcaattccAGAACATGTCAATGTCTATGGTATGCGTACATCAGAATATATAATtccaacattaataaataatttaccttctgaaattaaaaataacataaactacaaaaatttcaaaaacataCTTAAAGACTACTATCTTAAATCCTGAgcgttatataattattacccgTTGTGCACCCTGTATATGACGGTATGAGCGATCTCACTTAGttgctgtttaaaaaattaatctaaacttACCTTCAGTTATATTTCATAGCGTAGTACCAAAGTGTCTGGACAAACCCACGATGGGTTTATAgacacttttaatataactttgtattttgtaccctgtttaatataaataaataaaaaaaaaaaaaaaaaactatttttatcgCATCAGGATCTAATTGGAAATAGTTACACGTAGATAGAAGTTGTCTATTATTGTACTTTTTAGAATCATTTTACACAGAGAACATACGAAGTACTTCCATAATTGTATGTATTCAAGAAATTAATAGTAATTACTAATTTGGCACAGTCTTAACTATTTCTGAATATATccaacaacataattttatgtaagatCCATTAGTTTCAAACTTCACAGAAATGACAACCAGGAAggtttaaaaatctatattgaGTTTATCGTCAAAATCAAtgtattaacttttaatttaggtGGAATTGGCACATTGGTTGGTACAGCAAccaatttagtatttaaagGATTATTCAATAAGTAAGTATAcgaagtataattttttataagataatggTCTCATTGAAATGTTACATTGAATTagtgttacattatttttcaagGAGGTATCCAGATGCACCTGAGTATTTATCTTTCCCCAAATTTTCTGCATTTGCAATTCCGTTGATGTTactattagaaatattaatgtatttaaatatggtGATTATTTACTTTGGTTTTTTAAGGtaaggaaaaagaaaaatgagcTACAATAATTcgagttttttaattctttaaaatttataagaatttgTTTTATGCTAAGGCCAAACAGTGCTGCGTATAAGAGTTCAAAAATTACACCTGATGGCGTAGAATCTGCCAAAAACTCGGTTGAAAATGAATGGAGGAAATTAGGACGTATCACTTTTTGGGAAATAGTAaggaattatataatatatattattatttttaatttccaatacttgaaaacgaaacattttattcCAACATATTAAACTATCGTATGTTTGCAGAtggtcattattttatttagtcttGCAATTTTACTGTTCTTCAGTCGTTCACCAGAAATATTTCTTGGCTGGGGAGACAAGATTGTTCAAATTTTTGACTTAGCGGACCGtaaattgtaagttttttatttgaaaattggtAAACAGTTTAGAACTCAAACTGTGGCAGTCAATCACACTCACGCTGGTCAcagtaacattataaaaaataatcaattcaaTTCCTGCGACGAATAGAGTTATATTTTAGGAATACGCAAAAATTGACCTTGAGGTTACATCTTATATGGAACCTTCATATAAGATGTCACTATATTCGATGGAGTGGCCGAAGCATAGACTTACCTATAAGAAATTAGGTGTCTGTGATTTAAATGACTAGTGATTGTTTCAGTGTGTTGGATTCAGCTGCAGCCGCAATGGTATGTTTCCTAATGCTCATTATACCATCCACGACACAATTcatggaatattttaaatcaaaaggtatttatgttttcaattttaaaattatagttgaAATAGCTGTCGTCCGAGAATACGTACGCACGGaatgttctaccagactatgttctatatctatagcAAATTTCATTGTTATCCGGTTAGCTTTTATGGAGATGCCTAATAACAAACCATtcgatccatctaaacattcacatttataacgttagtaagattacactTCCTCTTGATTaaaatggtttattttttgcaatttcAGAAACTATGAATCAGCCAACGGGGCCCATACCATCTGTTCTTAATTGGAAATTAATGGATAAAACAATGCCTTATAGTTTTATGTTTCTCTTAGGTAAAACATATATCTTTAAACAAtactaaaagaaaacaagttttgcgaaataattttatttgttttgctttttaaaGGAGGAGGTTTCGCCCTTTCTGAAGCtgcaaaaaaagaatattcggatttaaatggaaaaattggacatattttaaaaaacttaagctatttaccaaattttcttataattcttttaataataatatttacaacgtTTATAACGAACTTCGCCTCCAACGTCGCAGTGTGCAATGTTATAACACCGATAGCCATGCAACTGGTAAGAAAATATCGTTGcctgttttttatgttacagtTGTAGACGCCAGTAACATCAGTATCTGTGCACGAATGAGTAGGCTccgatgaaataccacgacctatatagaataatttagaaaaatggaaaatttgtaacaataatttcacagtgataatttttaattacaatttcttCATTAAGGCCCAAGAAATTGGCGTGAATCCACTTTGGTACAATATCGCGGTTGGATTCACTTcttcgttttgttttattctccCTGTGGGCACGCCAGGAAATCTTGTGGTACAAAGCGCTGCCAACATACCTACTTTAAAAATGGtaagttaaaagttaaaaatacgaACGATATTTTAGCTATAGTACTATTGACAATCAAATCCACTATACAAAAggtattatgataaataacatattgttatttcctTGAGTAGATTTCAATCTACTCATATTTCAATATGTATTTGATTTTCCCGAACTTTCAAAACGCGGTGGTTTTGGGAGGGTTCGCGAAGGTttctaatttgtaaaatataatttaataaattatatcttttaaagattattaaaatggaataattatataaatgtgtatatAAAAGTGATAGTATAGGGCTAGCTTCGCCCGCCCAGGGCCTAATACGAATATTTTCGAAAAAATGTCCGTAACGTTATCCACAAATTTAGGAAAGGAAACATGGAGTCCTTTCGAAGGTACGGCGGTACTTTACACCGGGACAGCTTTTGACCCTGTACAAAGCACAGATCCGGCCGTGTGTGAAGTACTGCTGTCATATCTGGGCAGGCGCAGCAAAGTTGATACTAGATTCGGTGGAGAGCCGAGCCAAAAAGTAGGTCGGTGACCAAGACCTAAATTTAATCAGTCAGGTTTGAATCATTGttccttgtgcgtactgcAAGGATTGAATAAATTGCCAGCGTCAGTTTTTTCGTCCAAGTACGacgtgggggccttcaagagtagagtgaataggcatttacaaaACCAGCGCGtgccatctttagaccacatcatcacttcatcgggtgggatcgtggtAAAGTGCtagctttttcaatatataaaaaaaattgtactgcGTCCCATATCGGGCGCAAAGTACAACtacaaatctcatacaatTTTTGGTAAATTTATGCGTTGACGTTATGAAACTTTTTACGAATCGTGCTAGGTCCCCTGATTAAATGCCAGTAACATTAATGGACGCGTTTTCGAACGAAGCAGTAGCTGTCATTTACAAGCAGCTACCAGTCCATATCTATAGAGGTCAGTGTTGTAAGTGAATAacaaatgattaattttacaGATCAAAGCTGGCCTTGCACCATCGCTGGCAACAATAATTGTGACTTGGATTTTAATCTGCTTTTGGGCACCGATAATCTGGCCCGATTTACACATTTTGCCTTCGTGgttgtaaagtaataaaaattttatgcatTTATGTTGTAATTATAAGGTGTTCTTGTaaaaacttcattttattaaataagctaCGGCGATAGGGATAAAAATTAGCTATTCAGAGATTCGAACACAGCGCCGCGACGtcaacattttattcttttttcgCCATCACCAGTTGCTCGCAACCAGTTTATcaagatcgtcgtgagaaGTCGCTGCAATTCAAAATGGCGGaacaaatctatacagttgtcATGTAGTCGCTACGCCTGTACTGATCGAATAAACGACTTGCGTCGACGATTCAGCGTTGTATGTACGGAGCTATCGTGACGCaaacatacaatattagtttcgacgatGTAGGTTTCCTTGTGTACGAAATCAAACTATTTGTCCATATCACGATGATTAGTTTGCAAAAGCCAACTATGTAACTAATTCGTAGTAAAAAAAGCCTCCCTAGACAAAGTACATTCGCTCCGCAGCTGTTCCATTGCAACCTTCAAAAATGGAGCAGATAACATTcgatacatttttgaaattcgTCATGGAAACGCTTCGGAACAAATGAATTTGAATTGGAGTAGGGGGTTGATGCTTTTATTCATTATCAGACTGAGTTTGTCCACTGCTGAACGTAGGCCCTCCCCCAACGATTGCCACAATGACCGGTCCTGTGCCGCCCTCATCCAATGCATATCAAATATCGAAATATTTAGGTATGACAGTTTATATCGTACTTAATTAACACGTGTCGTATGAATCTCGAGCACAGTAAAGAACAATGAACTATCGAAAATCGGTCTTCGAGGCATCAATTTTGCTTTGAAAAACacatacatttacaaaataagtttatttctaaataaactaATCTAACATTAATTTCTAAACACAACAAtaaatctttctaatatttaaaatctcatCCACATTGTTTAATTAGCCCAAGACGGCATTGTTGTTAAGTCCGGCCATATGACTGGTGCccaaaaataaaggaaaaaccATGTCAGAAAAATAGTAAAGACTGTAGGCCCCGCGCCAGCAATCATCTGGGAAGCAAAGAAATATTACctattattatacaaattaaatgagTCTTTCTTCAATAAGTAAAGGTGGGGCAGGCTATATTTAAGGTCATGAAGAACATTTATATAGGACCACATGTACATTCATAGATTCATTATAATCTATTTGTATGTGTGtcgatgtattttaaaaatgcatgtaaaaaaaaacaataccatTTTCGTAGTGGCTATACTTGCAGCACTTTGCACGACTAGATTACCAGGCGTACCCACGGGCATCATAAAGCAGTACGAAGCAGAAAGACCTCCCGCAAGATTATACCACAGAGggtttagttttatttgtttagcctgtaattaaacaaaaacggTCAGAGCCCGCAATAAACACAGACAAAAGTAACAATGCTATGAAAAGCTCTCATATTTCGATGAtagtattttcaattatagtATGTCTCTTGATTTGTATGGATGTCATACATATGAGTCAACACATTACGGGTAGAACATGAATGTGTTAGTAGATGTGACCGTTGGTTGTAGACTTTCACTCATCTTAtaagacatatttttttaatattattgattaaCTAACATGTCTATGAAAGCTTACCCATCAAAAAGTGTTCGTGGTTATTCCTATTTGAATTCTTATCATTGTTCATCAGTTTCACTCTTTTGATAACTGAATGAATTTCATCTCAACTGATAATCATCTCACAGATAGAATATGCCTAGGTATGCTATCCTACTTATTTCTGTTCATGGCTACCAGGCAAGCACATGCCAACAGGTAAGTCAATGCAGGTTACTACACATCGATCCGATAAccaatacaaattattaaaaagttaatttaatgacAAAACCAGTTGTAAAGGCTCgccattaaaaaagaaaaatgattaaaatcaattaatttaaaaaatatcatgaaCACTTCTCAATAAGAAAGTTGTAAAAGGCAtgtttttaatcaataattaaaattgtgttaaaatttgtgcCCCTATCAGGACTTAAGTACATAGAAAATCGGACggtgacgatacgaaggcgattgtttGCTCGACCCACTGGTTAACAGATGAGTGAAAGTCGACCGCCCGTCGACTCTTAGACTAGAtgacaatttataaatgatgTATAGATGTAACCTCACCTACCATAATCCACCAAACAACAAGTATATAtaactacagtcaaaaccgtttatggcgacatcgtttagaacaacataccggttaaacagaccaaaatcaaaggtcctggctgaatgttatatgacCGCTTTATCGAAAACATTGGTTATTACGACATTGTTTACTACGACATACCGCATTAAGCCACCAcatttggttaattttttcGGAGAATTATATCTGTAGAACGACCGGCTCAGctgtattttaaacaatttgaatagGTAACAGTATCCACATCTGGCACAGTATAATAGTCAATGGCTATTAtcgtaaaagtaaacaaagtttaGGGTCTTTTGTAATTGCACCAACTACGGAGGATGATATTGTACGTGAAGTTCAAgaggaaaatgaaaatgaacagGAAGACTCGGAAGAACAATTTACAGTGCCAACTTTGATTGACGGTCTTAATGCTGTTAGTGTATTACGAAagattgttctttttaatgaaGAGTTCCACATGCAGGGAAATTGTGACGATACGCTGATTAAAATCCAACGTGAATTACAAAATGTGTATGCACGACAGAAGTGtttcaaacaaactaaaattacagattttatgCATACAAAAATGATGGAAAAATGATATTGTTCTTTCATATTATACGTTTGTattgaagtaaacaaaatgcggtttaatttcctacatgaatatacatatctttcctattaatacctgtcaccggttgttacaactatcggtttttacgactcaatatgagtagtcccttcgatgtcgttataacagattttgactgtagtcACTTTTAgggttataaaaatgatatggACTATTTTGCTGTAAAGAACTTCTAGATAgtttaaatagtattttttatactcaCTAACTCCATTACAAGGGGTACAAAAACATTGCAAACAGCAACGTTTGAAGCAAAATTCGTAACAAATGTTACTAcaagaataacaaaaaaaagaataagagCGTTGGGCCACTCTTTCACAAGGGACAGTGACTCTCcaattttgttattcaaaCCACTTTTTTTAGCTGCATCCGAGAGTGCGAAGCCACCTCCTAAAGATAGAATTAAGAATTGTCATGTAAACAAGATCTTCAGCATTGTCACctgttttacaaaacatattgccatcACAGAGGGAGTCAGTAGCTCAGGGCACttaacttgtaatctgcaggtcctgggtttgaatcccgccacgtaccaatgtgttcttcgatttacatatgtacatttatccgccATTCTTACTGAGAAGGAAACAGTGACGCAAACTGGACATATCAGCAATCATACATTTCAAAGACATGTACgaattcccgggagaaaaaAGGCAGCGACGCGGCTCGCCACCCCTCACCTTCTCTATCCCGAAATCGCGAAAAGTGGATTACGGAGGTTCGTTTGACCACGGCAAAAAGAGGTctgtgatctctgcctacccctctgggttacatgcgtgagttgtgtgtgtgtggCACAAAAAGAGACTATATTAAACaatactagcgacccgccacGGATTAAACTTGACAGATATTATTAACCAACTTGCCTAGAAGAAACATAAAGCTGTATGGTAAAGAAGCATCCATTTTTTTCCAGTCAAGTACAGAAGTAACTGGTTTTTTTGGTAGTTGTTCGtaatctaaaaataacaattatattaataaaacgttAACGTAACCGTACGAAAACGTTTAATcttttctattctattctaaaTGAAGCGAAACATTGTATTGTTGAAACGAATGAACGGTTTTGGCACATTTAAGGTTAATAAGAAGAAGTAAACaaagctattttttattcaaaaactaGCAGTCacccgcgaatccgtctgCGTTGCGTTCTTCtagcctatgttctacatcagtgccaaaactcattaagatccgttgaaccgttctggaaataccttctaacagaAATCCGTCCAActttcgcaattataatattagtaagattataaatttgaaagaattcactaatagtaattaaaatatgaagtttgcctattattttttaaattctctcACATATAAGACGTGTCATTGTTCTTGTGTAATTAATTGATGCAATTAAAAAGTGAGATATCATTTCTATTGCATGCATTTACATAATACTTACatttaactgtaaaatttttgaaaaacgACAAGTTTGACGgtgaaacaaacattaaaaatccCACCAAACATGCTAAAGCCGAATCTTTTATActgaaatacataatatatttatttgacacaaatataGTAAATGGGCATAAGATTTGACTTATTCGAATAAAACTTACAACTTGTGCGGTCTATCAAATATATCTTCTAAAATATCACCCCATCCGGGAAACATTTGAGGAGAAcgacaaaagaataaaaccaTTGAGCCaccaaataaaagaataaccATCTGAAAATTAAGGCAAATAAATCCATAcactattttgtttattatctaATGTTATGGCGTTGAATTTTAATGATTgacttgaaaaaataaatagttactaAAAAACTTTTAGATCTAGCGCAGGACAAATCTTTGCGGAATAATGTACAaagtaataactaaataatcgTGGCTTTTTACTTCTACAATTTATTAAGTCGCGTATGGTTCTGTGACAACGTCAGAAGCTACTGCATTTACCACTGctattgtatatattatacaatgaAAAATGTTCACTGACACTGAGTCTGTACTATatcatatattatatgtaactaATGATAACAGCTACTCCtaaaaccataaaaaacaCCCCCACAAACTTATGAAGGACACGTTATAGCTTGTTAAGATAGTGATCTTTAGTTACATTGACACACGATACAGTCGTTTTATCTTAAGTTTGCTTAAGTCTGCTGAACTTTTAAACTAATAcctaatttctaaaaaaacttCAGAATTTAGCTTACATATTCCCAAAATGTTATGGATCCCAATTCTTTCCAACTAGCGTCAACAACCGCCTTCGCAGCCGCTTGGCCCTGAGGGGTTACATATGATCGTTTCGCGGCAGTGCTTTTAGgtctataattaaaatacatttgttgAGTGAATTCTTATTTAAAGAATCCTCCGTTGAAGTATTACTTACCTAAGCCAACCGAGAAATACTACACACAAGGATAATAACATGGTAGCTTCCAAACAAATCATCATTGGAATGCTAAATGCCGAGAACTGCGGAAAAGACAAATATTCCGGGACCAATGGAAACgatctgtaaaataatatatatatatttttaaatggggATAAAATCTGTTAGTTCTAAGTAGGCGGCGCTAGAGCTGAGTGGCCTGTCATctatcaaagtttttttaaaagtattccttttttactttttgtataaatcataatttttttgaatttttccgCGAAATTTGACGAACGTAGTTGATATAACTACAGTCCACAGAATACCTTGTACTTTGTAAACAACATAgtgtttttcatttatctgATATTTAGCGCTACTGTCACTTTCGATTCAGCTGTCATCTATAATGATCAAAAGGCAGTTTTTCACTTATTGGAGAattcttttttcttaagtAGTCGCTGGTGAGTTACCACCATTTAGGGATGGAGTATGCTATTTTCATGATTGACTATGAAGAAGTTTCATTTGCTTGTGAAGTAATGCGGGGTGACGTTTAACTTCAATAGATTTGATATTTGATGTCAAAGTATTACAACATAACTGATATCTGATAAATACTTCTTAAACAATATGTTAAAAGTAAACTAAACAGAAAATCTCTTACTTCACCAGAAGTCCTTTCATGACTAAATTAGTTGCGGTACCAATT belongs to Papilio machaon chromosome 10, ilPapMach1.1, whole genome shotgun sequence and includes:
- the LOC106717986 gene encoding protein I'm not dead yet-like encodes the protein MEPVVNVPENTDRSPTSVPSDVSDDNDSVNIRMKIKLFLCIHWRGLLCFLVPLLLIPVHFTFPTEKYQWCAYTLVLMALFWVTECIPLPVTSIIPIIIFPMSGVMNTTTTCKCYINDTIVMFLGSMFLAYAVEQSGLHKRLALCAVRTIGYSHYKLLFAMSFITMFISMWITNTAAATMMVPINFALLQVFEEQNILKIYDIGPDGENIASDITTCYFCASTFSATIGGIGTLVGTATNLVFKGLFNKRYPDAPEYLSFPKFSAFAIPLMLLLEILMYLNMVIIYFGFLRPNSAAYKSSKITPDGVESAKNSVENEWRKLGRITFWEIMVIILFSLAILLFFSRSPEIFLGWGDKIVQIFDLADRKFVLDSAAAAMVCFLMLIIPSTTQFMEYFKSKETMNQPTGPIPSVLNWKLMDKTMPYSFMFLLGGGFALSEAAKKEYSDLNGKIGHILKNLSYLPNFLIILLIIIFTTFITNFASNVAVCNVITPIAMQLAQEIGVNPLWYNIAVGFTSSFCFILPVGTPGNLVVQSAANIPTLKMIKAGLAPSLATIIVTWILICFWAPIIWPDLHILPSWL